Proteins encoded within one genomic window of Triticum aestivum cultivar Chinese Spring chromosome 2D, IWGSC CS RefSeq v2.1, whole genome shotgun sequence:
- the LOC123052571 gene encoding lon protease has product MALLPQILPSQRPHPHLAASRHPFPPAHAFRTAPRLHASGHRRRGRLAASGPGSSPSPSPDQYPSEPDDGLVELPLFPLPLVLFPDATHALHIFEFRYRIMMHTVLDTDLRFGVVFAGSDGASDVGCVGEVVKHERLADDRFFLICKGQERFRVARIVRNKPYLVAAVQWLEDRPPAETPAPGEDAEALAVEVEALMRDVIRIANRLNGKPEKEVGDLRRGLFPTPFSFYVGNTFEGAPREQQALLELEDTAARLRRERDTLRNTLNYLTAASAVKDVFPSSPSSG; this is encoded by the coding sequence ATGGCTCTCCTCCCCCAAATCCTCCCCTCCCAGCGCCCCCACCCCCACCTCGCCGCCTCCCGCCACCCTTTCCCCCCCGCCCACGCATTCCGCACAGCGCCTCGCCTCCACGCCTCTGGCCACCGCCGCCGAGGTCGCCTCGCCGCGTCAGGGCCcgggtcgtcgccgtcgccgtcgcccgaccAGTACCCGTCCGAGCCCGACGATGGCCTTGTGGAGCTCCCTCTGTTTCCTCTCCCGCTCGTGCTCTTCCCGGACGCGACCCACGCGCTGCACATCTTCGAGTTCCGCTACCGTATCATGATGCACACCGTGCTCGACACCGACCTCCGCTTCGGCGTCGTCTTCGCCGGCTCCGACGGCGCCTCCGACGTCGGCTGCGTCGGGGAGGTCGTCAAGCACGAGCGCCTCGCTGACGACCGCTTCTTCCTCATCTGCAAGGGCCAGGAGCGGTTCCGCGTCGCCCGCATCGTCCGCAACAAGCCTTacctcgtcgccgccgtgcagTGGCTCGAGGACCGCCCGCCCGCGGAGACGCCGGCCCCTGGGGAGGACGCCGAGGCGCTCGCCGTCGAGGTCGAGGCGCTCATGCGCGACGTCATACGCATCGCCAACCGCCTCAACGGCAAGCCCGAGAAGGAGGTCGGGGACCTGCGCCGGGGGCTCTTCCCCACCCCATTCTCCTTCTACGTGGGCAACACCTtcgagggcgcgcccagggagcaGCAGGCGCTGCTCGAGCTTGAGGACACCGCCGCGCGGCTGAGACGGGAGCGGGACACGCTCCGCAACACTCTCAACTACCTTACCGCCGCGTCTGCCGTCAAGGACGTCTTcccctcgtcgccgtcgtcggggTGA